Proteins encoded by one window of uncultured Draconibacterium sp.:
- a CDS encoding SUMF1/EgtB/PvdO family nonheme iron enzyme: MNFNKLKPFVFIALAAFVTGCGLFGKGGRGESSRTTGWEYNAEETGNIPNISGYEQEAGPGLVFVQGGTFTMGRVEQDVMYRNDNYPRRVTVASFYMDETEVSNQDYREFTHWTSRVYPGDVEKLKAITPDSTVWRKELAYNEPYVNNYFRHPAYSEYPVVGVTWEQADAYCAWRTDRVNEQILVDKGIITHDNTQSGQNVYTTKTYLNGLYQGTEGEDPVENPDGTTRRPKWEDGILLPNYRLPTEAEWEYAAYGLIGNTDGELLTDRKLYPWNGSYLRQDSKKEKGRLKANFVRGRGDMMGMAGALNDNADIAAPVFSYEPNDYNLYCMSGNVNEWVADVYRPMSMNDVEEFNPFRGNVITEYRRDQNGQLMRNEYGELIRDTIAGKDYRNVLDGDPNSQVVEGDTWIGNERNTDGMYIQDERPGAFSSLITDEVRVYKGGSWQDRPYWLVPGTRRYLEQSKAKDDIGFRCAMIRVGSPEGF, encoded by the coding sequence ATGAATTTTAATAAATTAAAACCATTCGTTTTTATTGCCTTAGCTGCATTCGTAACCGGATGTGGATTATTTGGAAAAGGCGGTAGAGGAGAATCATCACGAACTACAGGTTGGGAATACAATGCTGAAGAAACCGGAAATATCCCAAATATTTCGGGTTATGAGCAGGAAGCCGGACCGGGTTTAGTTTTTGTACAAGGTGGTACATTTACCATGGGACGCGTTGAACAAGACGTAATGTATCGCAATGACAATTATCCCCGAAGAGTAACTGTTGCCTCTTTCTACATGGACGAAACAGAAGTTTCGAACCAGGACTATCGTGAATTTACCCACTGGACAAGTCGTGTATACCCCGGTGATGTTGAAAAACTTAAAGCCATCACTCCTGACTCAACAGTTTGGAGAAAAGAATTGGCATACAACGAACCGTATGTAAATAATTATTTCCGCCATCCTGCATATTCTGAATATCCGGTGGTTGGTGTAACCTGGGAACAAGCCGATGCTTATTGTGCCTGGCGTACCGACAGGGTTAATGAACAAATACTTGTTGATAAAGGAATTATTACGCACGACAATACACAATCGGGCCAGAATGTTTACACAACCAAAACCTACTTAAATGGTCTTTACCAGGGAACAGAAGGCGAGGATCCTGTTGAAAATCCTGATGGCACAACCCGCCGCCCAAAATGGGAAGATGGTATCTTGTTGCCAAACTACAGGCTTCCAACAGAGGCAGAGTGGGAATATGCAGCTTACGGATTAATTGGAAATACCGACGGAGAATTGCTTACCGATCGTAAATTATATCCCTGGAATGGTTCGTATCTTCGTCAGGACAGCAAAAAAGAAAAAGGCCGTTTAAAAGCCAACTTTGTTCGTGGGCGTGGTGATATGATGGGTATGGCAGGAGCATTGAATGACAATGCCGATATTGCTGCACCAGTTTTCTCGTACGAGCCTAACGATTACAATTTATACTGTATGTCGGGTAACGTTAACGAGTGGGTAGCCGATGTTTATCGCCCAATGTCGATGAATGATGTTGAAGAATTTAATCCATTCCGTGGTAACGTAATCACAGAATATCGTCGTGATCAGAACGGTCAGTTAATGAGAAATGAATACGGAGAGTTAATCAGAGATACGATTGCCGGTAAAGACTACCGTAACGTATTGGATGGCGATCCTAACTCACAGGTTGTTGAAGGTGATACCTGGATCGGCAACGAAAGAAATACTGATGGTATGTACATTCAGGATGAAAGACCTGGTGCTTTCTCTTCATTAATTACTGATGAAGTACGTGTATACAAAGGAGGATCGTGGCAAGACCGCCCTTACTGGCTAGTACCCGGAACACGTCGCTACCTCGAGCAATCGAAAGCTAAAGACGATATTGGTTTCCGCTGTGCAATGATAAGAGTTGGAAGCCCCGAAGGTTTCTAG
- the murF gene encoding UDP-N-acetylmuramoyl-tripeptide--D-alanyl-D-alanine ligase: MENIYACFLKSAQVSTDSRKIENGCIFFALKGENFNGNKYAHDALKKGAAYAVVDEEEYATVPQIMLVENVLETLQKLANYHRRILQIPILGITGSNGKTTTKELIAAVLSRKFKVSFTQGNLNNHIGVPLTLLAMDKTTEFGVVEMGANHPGEIAKLCQIADPDFGIITNIGRAHLEGFGSFEGVIKTKGELYDYLDKKNGLVFYNSDNPILNKLSEKLSERISYGKGNAKFVGESIQSPPFIHVKASFKKGVLYLNSNLIGDFNFENILAAACIGNHFGVDPIKIQQAIKAYHPTNKRSQLINKGDIIIIMDAYNANPTSMKASIKSFLDNRKGECYLILGDMLELGNYSKEEHQKIINELPSGIKEKTFLVGPEFLKASSGTEIRSYINVYELCEFLKMNPIKNGNILIKGSRGIQLEKVLDLFN, from the coding sequence ATGGAAAATATCTACGCCTGTTTTTTAAAATCAGCACAAGTTTCTACCGATAGCCGTAAAATTGAGAATGGCTGCATTTTTTTCGCCCTAAAAGGAGAAAACTTTAACGGTAACAAATATGCGCACGATGCACTGAAAAAAGGAGCAGCTTACGCCGTGGTTGATGAAGAAGAATATGCCACAGTACCGCAAATAATGCTGGTTGAGAATGTTTTGGAAACCTTGCAAAAACTTGCCAATTACCACCGCAGGATTTTACAAATACCAATACTTGGAATAACCGGATCGAATGGAAAAACAACAACAAAAGAACTGATTGCCGCTGTTCTTTCCAGAAAGTTTAAGGTCAGTTTTACTCAGGGAAATTTAAACAACCATATTGGCGTTCCACTTACGCTTTTGGCAATGGATAAAACCACCGAATTCGGAGTGGTAGAAATGGGGGCCAATCATCCGGGAGAAATTGCAAAGCTTTGCCAAATTGCCGACCCCGATTTTGGTATTATTACCAACATCGGCCGGGCTCACCTCGAAGGTTTTGGCTCGTTTGAAGGAGTAATAAAAACCAAAGGTGAACTTTACGATTACCTTGATAAAAAAAATGGGCTTGTATTTTACAATTCCGATAATCCAATACTCAATAAATTAAGCGAGAAGTTATCGGAACGAATTTCGTATGGAAAGGGAAATGCCAAATTCGTAGGAGAATCCATTCAAAGTCCTCCGTTTATACATGTAAAAGCAAGTTTTAAAAAGGGCGTGCTTTACCTTAACAGTAATTTAATCGGCGATTTTAATTTTGAAAATATTTTGGCAGCCGCCTGCATCGGCAACCATTTTGGTGTTGATCCAATAAAAATCCAACAAGCAATAAAAGCCTACCATCCTACAAATAAGCGTTCGCAATTAATAAACAAAGGCGATATTATTATCATCATGGATGCCTACAATGCCAATCCAACAAGCATGAAAGCATCCATAAAAAGCTTTCTCGACAATCGTAAAGGAGAATGCTACCTGATTCTGGGCGACATGTTAGAACTCGGCAATTATTCTAAAGAAGAACATCAAAAAATTATCAATGAACTTCCTTCAGGAATTAAAGAAAAGACATTTTTAGTGGGACCTGAATTTCTGAAAGCGAGTTCAGGAACAGAAATTAGAAGCTATATCAACGTATACGAGCTTTGTGAATTCCTTAAAATGAATCCAATAAAAAACGGGAACATTTTAATAAAAGGTTCCCGTGGTATTCAACTTGAAAAAGTACTTGATCTGTTTAATTAG
- the trxA gene encoding thioredoxin, whose translation MLEHLTKETFKEKVFNFETNKEWKYEGEKPCLIDFYADWCGPCKMVAPVLEELQSEYGDSIVIYKVNTEEQQELAGMFGVQSIPSLLFVPQDGQPQMAMGALPKQTFEKAIADVLKVEKPQAN comes from the coding sequence ATGTTAGAACATTTAACGAAAGAAACATTTAAAGAGAAAGTTTTCAATTTTGAAACAAATAAAGAGTGGAAATACGAAGGAGAAAAGCCTTGTTTAATAGACTTTTATGCTGACTGGTGTGGCCCTTGTAAAATGGTAGCTCCGGTACTTGAAGAGTTGCAATCGGAATATGGTGATAGTATTGTAATTTATAAAGTGAACACCGAAGAACAGCAGGAGTTGGCAGGAATGTTTGGTGTGCAAAGTATCCCATCATTATTGTTTGTTCCGCAAGATGGACAGCCACAAATGGCAATGGGAGCGCTTCCGAAACAAACTTTCGAGAAAGCAATTGCCGATGTTTTAAAAGTTGAAAAACCTCAGGCTAATTAA